Proteins from a single region of Mucilaginibacter daejeonensis:
- a CDS encoding GH39 family glycosyl hydrolase, whose translation MRHLTLLLCLLAASVGFAQTAPPASIEVDLTRSQGAMRPIWAWFGYDEPNYTYMKDGKKLLTEIATFSKVPVYVRAHNLLTSGDGTPALKWGSTNIYTEDAQGEPVYNWHIVDSIFDTYVKRGMKPLAQIGFMPEALSIKPQPYQHQWRPGMDYNKIETGWAYPPKDYKKWGELCYQWVRHCVARYGKKEVESWYWEVWNEPNGAYWKGTIPEFCKLYDYAADGVKRALPTARIGGCNVTGGGTRFLKAFLKHCLSDTNYVTGKVGSPLEAMLFHAKGAPSVIDGTVRMNMRRQLHDIDEMFELINTYPQLKNIPVIIGESDPEGCAACGMSTNPENAYRNGTMYSSYTAASFARVYELSQQYKINLLGAVTWSFEFEDQPWFAGFRDLATNGVDKPVLNVFRMFAMMRGDRVEVKGDRMYPLKAVLDSSIRRNNDIGAMANKGSKDAAVMLWSYHDMDKLPAAEPVSVTLTGIPAGSIKITRYRIDQHNSNSYTLWKQMGSPQKPTKAQIGQLEKAGQLKMVGTVKQMPVKDGQLSIATSLARQDVELIKLSW comes from the coding sequence ATGAGGCACTTGACTTTATTGCTCTGTCTGCTAGCCGCATCGGTCGGCTTTGCGCAAACCGCTCCCCCGGCATCCATAGAAGTGGACCTGACACGGTCACAAGGAGCCATGAGACCCATTTGGGCATGGTTCGGGTACGACGAACCCAATTATACCTACATGAAGGACGGCAAAAAACTGCTGACCGAGATCGCCACCTTCAGCAAGGTTCCTGTATATGTGCGGGCGCATAACCTGCTCACCAGTGGTGATGGCACGCCGGCGCTTAAATGGGGCTCTACCAACATCTATACCGAAGATGCCCAAGGTGAACCGGTCTACAATTGGCATATCGTCGACAGTATATTTGATACCTATGTGAAGCGCGGCATGAAGCCTTTGGCCCAGATCGGTTTCATGCCCGAAGCGTTATCTATTAAACCGCAGCCCTATCAGCACCAATGGAGGCCTGGTATGGACTATAACAAGATCGAGACCGGGTGGGCGTATCCGCCTAAAGACTATAAAAAGTGGGGTGAGCTTTGCTATCAGTGGGTGAGGCATTGCGTGGCCCGCTACGGCAAAAAGGAAGTAGAGAGTTGGTACTGGGAGGTTTGGAACGAACCGAACGGTGCCTACTGGAAAGGTACTATCCCGGAGTTCTGCAAGCTATATGACTATGCTGCCGATGGCGTGAAGCGTGCTTTGCCTACCGCCCGTATAGGCGGCTGCAACGTGACCGGCGGAGGCACCCGCTTCCTCAAAGCGTTCCTGAAACATTGCCTGAGCGATACCAATTACGTGACCGGCAAGGTGGGTTCGCCGCTGGAGGCCATGTTGTTCCACGCCAAAGGAGCACCAAGTGTGATCGATGGCACGGTGCGCATGAACATGAGGCGCCAGCTGCATGATATCGACGAGATGTTCGAGCTGATCAACACCTATCCTCAACTCAAGAACATACCGGTGATCATTGGTGAATCGGACCCCGAAGGTTGCGCGGCCTGCGGTATGAGCACCAACCCTGAGAACGCCTACCGTAACGGGACCATGTATAGCAGCTACACTGCGGCCTCCTTTGCAAGAGTATACGAATTGTCCCAGCAGTATAAGATCAATCTGTTAGGCGCGGTCACCTGGTCGTTCGAGTTCGAAGATCAGCCCTGGTTCGCGGGTTTCCGTGACCTGGCCACCAATGGGGTGGATAAGCCGGTGCTGAACGTGTTCCGCATGTTCGCCATGATGAGGGGTGACAGGGTGGAGGTAAAGGGCGATCGCATGTACCCGTTGAAAGCGGTGTTAGATTCGAGTATCCGCCGGAATAATGATATAGGTGCAATGGCCAACAAAGGAAGTAAGGACGCTGCCGTAATGCTGTGGAGCTACCATGATATGGACAAGCTGCCCGCTGCTGAACCAGTTAGTGTGACACTGACCGGCATACCGGCAGGGTCGATCAAGATTACTCGTTACCGCATCGATCAGCACAACAGTAACTCCTACACACTTTGGAAACAGATGGGCTCACCACAAAAACCTACAAAAGCACAGATCGGTCAGTTGGAAAAGGCCGGACAACTAAAAATGGTAGGAACGGTAAAACAAATGCCGGTAAAAGATGGTCAGCTAAGTATAGCGACATCACTGGCCCGCCAGGATGTGGAGCTTATCAAGCTGAGCTGGTAG
- a CDS encoding thiol-disulfide oxidoreductase DCC family protein, which produces MNTLYNHIILYDADCPMCKVYTRAFTRTGMLDADGRASYQDMPEAACPLVDRQRAMNEIALVNTCTGEVSYGIESLFKVIGNAVPVFKPLFGWAPFIGIMRKVYAFISYNRRVIIPAPHGESGIQPAFRLNYRLAYLLFAWLVTSYILTSYAARLVPIVPIGSSYREYLICGMQMVVQGVVVAFYRPAKRWEYLGNMMTISMGGAIVLSIVTLIGHIIGLGPMAYTLCFMAVAGLMLLEHIRRSKLLGIGWGLTITWVAYRLVVLLMIYLFN; this is translated from the coding sequence ATGAATACGCTATATAACCATATCATTCTATACGATGCTGATTGCCCCATGTGCAAGGTGTACACCCGGGCGTTCACCCGTACTGGTATGCTCGATGCCGACGGCAGGGCCAGCTACCAGGACATGCCCGAAGCGGCTTGTCCGCTGGTGGACAGGCAACGCGCCATGAACGAGATCGCCTTGGTGAACACCTGTACCGGCGAGGTGAGTTATGGTATCGAAAGCCTGTTCAAGGTGATCGGCAACGCGGTGCCAGTATTTAAGCCGCTTTTCGGCTGGGCACCTTTCATTGGGATCATGCGTAAAGTGTATGCTTTCATCTCCTACAACCGCAGGGTGATCATCCCGGCGCCTCATGGCGAAAGTGGTATACAGCCGGCGTTCAGGTTGAACTATCGCCTGGCTTATCTGCTATTCGCATGGTTGGTCACCTCTTACATCCTGACAAGCTACGCGGCGCGTTTGGTGCCCATCGTTCCGATAGGGAGCAGCTACCGTGAGTATCTGATCTGTGGAATGCAAATGGTGGTTCAGGGTGTAGTGGTGGCGTTTTACCGCCCGGCCAAACGTTGGGAGTACCTAGGTAACATGATGACCATCTCGATGGGCGGGGCGATCGTGCTCTCTATAGTAACATTGATCGGCCACATCATAGGTCTCGGCCCAATGGCCTACACACTATGCTTCATGGCCGTGGCCGGCCTAATGTTGTTGGAACATATTCGCCGTAGCAAGTTGCTGGGGATAGGATGGGGGCTCACCATCACCTGGGTAGCTTACCGGCTGGTGGTGTTGCTCATGATCTATTTATTCAATTAA
- the rnhA gene encoding ribonuclease HI produces MIEIFTDGASSGNPGPGGYGTILRSGQHYKELSEGFRKTTNNRMELMAVIKGLEALKNPGQQVTVYSDSKYVIDAIEKRWLDGWLKKGFAGKKNKDLWLRYLQVAKLHQVRFVWVKGHAGHPENERCDRLAVAAGQQRDLKIDSVFEMESSKGLS; encoded by the coding sequence ATGATCGAGATCTTTACTGACGGCGCTTCGAGCGGTAATCCCGGACCGGGTGGTTATGGTACCATTTTGCGGTCGGGACAGCATTACAAAGAACTTTCTGAAGGTTTTCGCAAAACCACCAATAACCGCATGGAACTCATGGCGGTGATCAAAGGTTTGGAGGCGCTCAAGAATCCCGGGCAGCAGGTCACGGTATATTCCGACTCAAAATACGTGATCGATGCCATTGAGAAACGCTGGCTTGACGGTTGGCTAAAAAAGGGTTTTGCCGGAAAGAAAAATAAAGATCTTTGGTTACGTTACTTACAGGTAGCCAAATTACACCAGGTGCGTTTTGTATGGGTGAAAGGCCACGCAGGCCACCCCGAGAACGAACGCTGCGACCGACTGGCTGTAGCAGCCGGTCAGCAACGTGATCTGAAGATCGACTCGGTATTTGAAATGGAAAGCAGTAAAGGACTCTCTTAA
- a CDS encoding TIGR01777 family oxidoreductase produces MKKYQKIVLAGGAGYLGGVLADHHRELAHEVIILSRKAAPIKGNVLTIQWDGLNGGDWVNSLEDADLLVNLCGKSVNCRYTESNKQQIFDSRLIPTALLGRAIGQLAHPPKLWINVTSATIYRHAEDHAQDEVTGELGSGFSVQVCKQWEQVFFDAHTPFTRKVALRMGIVMGRDSAVFPLLMRLVKLGLGGRQGNGDQYVNWIHERDAARMTEWLLQHPDLDGVVNATAPNAVRNRELMQMLRQSYGIPLGIPSPQWLLEIGAWLIGTETELMLKSRWVAPQRLLDSGYQFSFAHAKHAVNDILSTRT; encoded by the coding sequence ATGAAGAAGTATCAGAAGATCGTATTGGCCGGAGGTGCAGGTTATTTGGGAGGCGTACTGGCTGATCATCACCGCGAACTGGCCCACGAGGTGATCATACTGAGCCGGAAGGCCGCGCCAATAAAAGGTAACGTGCTTACCATACAGTGGGATGGCCTGAACGGAGGCGACTGGGTGAACAGCCTGGAAGACGCCGACCTGCTGGTGAACCTTTGCGGTAAAAGTGTGAACTGCCGTTATACCGAAAGCAACAAGCAGCAGATATTTGATTCACGGCTCATCCCTACGGCTTTGTTGGGGCGGGCCATTGGACAACTGGCCCATCCACCTAAATTGTGGATCAATGTTACCTCGGCCACGATTTACCGCCATGCCGAAGATCATGCACAGGATGAGGTTACCGGCGAGCTGGGCAGCGGCTTTTCAGTACAGGTATGTAAGCAGTGGGAGCAGGTATTTTTTGACGCGCATACACCGTTCACTCGTAAGGTGGCTTTACGCATGGGCATCGTAATGGGGCGCGATAGTGCGGTGTTCCCACTCTTGATGCGGCTGGTCAAACTGGGTTTGGGTGGCAGGCAAGGCAACGGCGATCAATACGTGAACTGGATACATGAGCGTGATGCCGCCCGCATGACCGAATGGCTTTTACAACACCCTGATCTTGATGGTGTGGTGAATGCCACAGCGCCTAACGCCGTGCGGAACCGTGAGCTGATGCAGATGCTCCGCCAAAGTTACGGTATACCCTTGGGCATCCCATCGCCGCAATGGCTGCTGGAGATCGGCGCCTGGCTGATCGGTACCGAGACCGAACTCATGCTCAAAAGCCGCTGGGTAGCTCCTCAACGCTTGCTTGATAGCGGTTACCAATTCAGCTTTGCGCATGCTAAACATGCGGTGAATGATATTTTAAGTACAAGGACCTAA
- the fbp gene encoding class 1 fructose-bisphosphatase, with protein sequence MKAVKTLGQFIIEKQADFPYAKGELSRLLRDIGIAAKIVNREVNKAGLADIIGDVGTVNVQGENQKKLDVYANEQFIAALQSGGECCTVVSEENDEYVYIDSEISKNAKYVVCIDPLDGSSNIDVNVGVGTIFSIFRRVSKDGKATMEDVLQKGTEQVAAGYVVYGSSTMLVYTTGKGVNGFTLDPSIGEFCLSHPDMQVPQDGNIYSINEGYYAHFPDGIKKYIKFCQVEDEKTRRPYTSRYTGSMVADIHRTLIKGGIFMYPITAQAPNGKLRLIYECNPIAFIVEQAGGRATNGYERILELEVKELHQRSAIIIGSTKMVEKAEEMLACFSPQITKTTFEGVVTIQ encoded by the coding sequence ATGAAAGCAGTAAAAACTTTAGGACAATTCATCATCGAAAAACAAGCCGACTTCCCCTATGCCAAGGGCGAGCTTTCGCGCCTATTGCGAGACATAGGTATAGCCGCCAAGATTGTTAACCGCGAGGTGAACAAGGCAGGCCTGGCCGACATCATTGGCGATGTGGGAACCGTGAACGTGCAAGGTGAGAATCAGAAAAAGCTGGACGTATATGCCAACGAGCAATTCATCGCTGCCTTACAAAGCGGCGGCGAGTGCTGCACCGTGGTATCTGAAGAGAACGATGAATACGTTTACATCGACTCTGAGATATCGAAGAACGCTAAATACGTGGTATGCATCGACCCATTGGATGGTTCCTCAAACATCGACGTGAACGTTGGTGTGGGTACTATCTTTTCAATATTCCGCCGGGTATCTAAGGACGGCAAGGCCACTATGGAAGATGTGCTGCAAAAAGGTACCGAGCAGGTCGCTGCAGGATACGTGGTTTATGGATCATCTACAATGTTAGTATATACCACTGGTAAAGGTGTGAACGGATTCACCCTCGATCCGTCAATAGGAGAGTTCTGTTTATCACATCCCGATATGCAAGTGCCTCAGGATGGTAACATCTATTCGATCAACGAGGGGTATTATGCCCACTTTCCGGATGGGATCAAAAAATATATCAAATTTTGCCAGGTAGAGGACGAAAAGACCCGCCGCCCATACACCTCACGCTATACTGGTTCAATGGTGGCCGATATCCATCGCACGCTGATCAAGGGTGGCATATTTATGTACCCGATAACGGCACAGGCACCTAACGGTAAATTAAGACTGATTTATGAGTGCAACCCGATAGCCTTTATTGTTGAACAGGCCGGCGGCCGTGCCACCAATGGTTATGAGCGTATATTGGAATTGGAAGTAAAAGAATTGCACCAGCGTTCGGCGATCATTATAGGCTCCACTAAAATGGTAGAAAAGGCGGAAGAGATGCTGGCTTGCTTTTCGCCGCAGATCACCAAGACCACCTTTGAGGGTGTTGTGACCATTCAATAA
- a CDS encoding SRPBCC family protein: MPSIELKTLIKAPVEICFDLSRSVDLHVKSMHRYHEKAIAGNPHGPMDLHDIVTWKARHFGVPLSMTVTISEMQPFRYFVDEMVSGPFKWFRHYHGFESKGDMTIMTDEFVYRSPLGWLGRLADRWVLTAYMKRLLEERNVVIKQVAESMELAVVTR; the protein is encoded by the coding sequence ATGCCAAGTATCGAACTAAAAACACTGATCAAGGCCCCTGTTGAGATCTGCTTTGATCTGTCGCGGAGTGTTGACCTGCATGTGAAAAGCATGCATCGTTATCATGAAAAGGCCATTGCTGGCAACCCCCACGGACCAATGGACCTGCACGATATCGTGACCTGGAAAGCCAGGCACTTCGGTGTGCCTTTGAGCATGACCGTAACAATAAGCGAGATGCAGCCGTTCCGGTACTTTGTAGATGAAATGGTCAGCGGTCCGTTCAAATGGTTCAGACACTACCACGGCTTTGAATCGAAGGGTGACATGACCATCATGACCGACGAGTTCGTCTACCGGTCGCCGCTGGGGTGGCTGGGTCGACTGGCCGATCGGTGGGTGTTGACGGCGTACATGAAGCGGTTATTAGAAGAAAGGAATGTGGTGATCAAACAGGTAGCGGAATCAATGGAGCTGGCGGTCGTCACTCGTTGA
- a CDS encoding metallophosphoesterase family protein, with amino-acid sequence MTRIGLISDTHGYLDDAVFKHFADCDEIWHAGDFGSIELIDRLAAFKPLRGVYGNIDGPEIRQRFPEELRFKCEELDVWMIHIGGYPDRYSSAVKRTIYTKPPGLFISGHSHILKVIFDKKIQCLHLNPGAAGKQGWHKVKTLMKFCVSIEKIHNLEVIELIN; translated from the coding sequence ATGACCCGCATCGGTTTGATATCTGATACCCACGGCTACCTTGACGATGCCGTATTTAAACATTTTGCCGACTGTGACGAGATCTGGCATGCCGGCGATTTTGGCTCCATCGAGTTGATAGACCGGCTTGCTGCCTTTAAACCGCTGCGCGGTGTGTACGGAAATATTGATGGTCCTGAGATCCGTCAGCGCTTCCCCGAAGAGCTTCGTTTTAAGTGCGAAGAGCTGGATGTTTGGATGATCCATATCGGTGGTTATCCTGACCGCTATAGCTCTGCCGTAAAGCGTACTATTTACACTAAGCCTCCCGGGCTCTTCATCAGCGGACACTCCCATATTTTGAAGGTCATTTTTGATAAAAAGATCCAATGTTTGCATTTAAACCCCGGAGCGGCCGGAAAACAAGGTTGGCATAAGGTGAAAACTTTAATGAAGTTTTGTGTTTCTATAGAAAAAATCCATAACTTGGAAGTGATAGAACTCATTAATTGA